The nucleotide window TCCCTTCTGGCTCTGAGCCACTTGCCCCTCATCTGAGACGCGGGATGGGGTGAGGATCTGATACACTCGCAGGGTTGGTTGTGAGGATCACACGGGTTAATGCACGTAGGTGCTCAGAAGAGCACCTGGCACACACACAGCAAGCGCCAGCTGCCACCATTGCTCTTACATGAGCCCCAGCCTTCGGGAGGAGAGCCTGAGTTTATTTCCCTGGAAGTCTTGAGATGTGGGGGCAGGCTGGCTGGGGCCGCCCGTTCCAAGAGAAGCAGCCCCTTCTGGGTGGGTCCTTCTGTCCTGGTTGAGACACTCCTCTGACCCCAGCTCAAGCCGCGGCTCATTCCTAGATCCCTCGAGAACAGGCTGGGCGCGACCAGGCCTGGTGTCCAGGAGCGGGAAGGAGGCAGCCCAGCTCTACTGAGGAGCCTTCCCTGAGCAGGACCTGCCAGCCTGTTCTCCGGGGTCCTTGGTCTTTGGGCAGCAAACTAGGCGCCAGGCCCAGCGAGGGGCTGGGCCTCAGCAGTGGCCTCTGCAGAGCCTCTTCCTGTTCCCGCGACCCTGGAGTTGAGAGCCCTGTGTCCGGCAACCGGGGGTTCAGGGAGCCCTGCGAGCTGGCTCTGGGTCCAGGCTGGGCCCTGACCTGCGCCCCTGCTGCCTCCCAGACCAGCATATCCTGCGGGACCTGGAGAAGAAGAAGATCCTGGTGTTCACGCCGTCGAGGCGTGTGGGCGGCAAGCGCGTGGTCTGCTATGACGACCGCTTCATCGTGAAGCTGGCCTTCGAGTCCGATGGCATCGTGGTCTCTAATGACACTTACCGGGACCTCCAGGGCGAGCGGCAGGAGTGGAAGCGCTTCATCGAGGAGCGGCTGCTCATGTACTCCTTCGTCAACGACAAGTACGTTCCCGACAACTCCGGGAGGTGCCTGTGGGAGGGGTGGAGCTGGGGCAACTCTGCTGCAGGGCCGTGGCCTCGGGCCCAGGCAGCAGGCCCCACGTAGGAAGGGTCAGGCTGGGGCCAGACTGGGGCTTTCTAATCTGGGGGATGGAGAAGGGGCATGTGGCACAGGGTGGCCAGTGCTTCCAAGAGAGCATCTCCACTCGCCAGCACCGAAGCTCTGACCAGAGGCCAGCGGATGCAGCCTTAGATTCAGATGTTCGGCCTCTGTGAGCTCCCAGCAGGAGAGTCGCCCTAAAGGCGCCCATGGCTGCGGCCTTCTGGCCTGGGACCTCCTCCACTCCCTTGGGACAGTACCCCCGAGAGCCCAGGGATGTCCTGCTGGGCAGACACCAGTTTTAGGAGCTGCCCTCCTCTCCGTGCTATCGAggcttcctgtcctgcccccttgTCGGCACTGGGAAGTCCCCCTTCATGTCTCGCACCTCCTCCACAGGTTCATGCCCCCTGATGACCCCTTGGGCCGTCACGGGCCGAGCCTGGACAACTTCCTGCGTAAGAAGCCACTCATGGCCGAGCACAGGAAGCAGCCGTGTCCCTATGGTAAGACCCCCAGCTCCACCCTCCAGGGCCCTGCTCACGCCATCCCCTTCCTCTCTTGCCTGAGTCAGGCTGCGTCCCACGTTCTTTCTCTCGGGGACCCCCAACCCCATGTTTCCTGTGCTACCCACTTCCGTCTCCCACCCCCTGGTTCTAGAGCCCCCCCGGCTGATAGCCCTCCTTAATTCTCTCCCAGGGAGGAAATGCACCTATGGGATCAAGTGCCGATTCTTCCACCCCGAGCGTCCAAGCCGGCCCCAGCGCTCTGTGGCTGACGAGCTCCGTGCCAACGCCCTCCTCTCGCCCCCCAGGCCGCCGAGCAAGGAGAAAAGTGGCCGGCGGCCTTCACCTTCCTCTCAGCCCGGCTCTCTGCCAACAGAGCACGAGCAGTGCAGCCCGGATGGGAAGAAGCTGGGGGCCCAGGCATCCCCGGGAACCCCCCGGAAAGGCCTGACACAGACCTTCAACCCAGCAGGCAGGAGCCTCCCACCTAGTGGGGGCAGTGGCAGCAGCTTTGGGCCCTCGGACTGGTTCCCGCAGACCCTGGACTCTCTCCCGTATACCTCCCAGGATTGCCTGGACTCGGGCATTGGCTCCCTGGAGAGCCAGATGTCAGAACTCTGGGGGATTCGAGGAGGCGGCCCTGCTGAGCCGGGCCCACCTCGGGGCCCTTATGCCGGCTACCGCCCCTATGGGGCCGAGCTCCCCACCACTCCGGCCTTCTCTGCCTTCGGCCGGGCCGTGGGTGCTGGCCACTTCAGCGTCCCTGCTGACTACGCACCCCCGCCAGCTGCCTTTCCACCTCGAGAGTACTGGTCTGAGCCGTACCAGCTGCCCCCAACCACCCCAGTCCTGCAGGAGCCCCGGGTGCCGGGCCCAGGGGCTGACAGGGGCCcctggggcggggcgggcagCCTAGCCAAGGAGCGAGCCAGCGTGTACACCAAGCTGTGCGGCGTCTTCCCCCCGCACCTGGTGGAGGCTGTGATGGGGCGCTTCCCGCAGCTCCTGGACCCCCAGCAGCTGGCCGCCGAGATCCTCTCCTACAAGTCCCAGCACCACAGCGAGTAAGCCGGCCAGCCGCCCGGGCAGCACCTCCGGCCTCCGAGGGCTGCCGGGCTGGGCTTTGAGCCTTCgagcagcccagccccggccccaGCCTGGAGGCTGCGCAGAGGGAGGATTCGAGTAGGGAAGAGAACCCACAAACCAAAGATACTGTAGGATTGGTTCTGGCACCTCTAGGCGTCCGCCAAGGGGTCAGGAGCGATCGCCCTGTTGATGCACATTGTGTCTGTAGTTCAAGGAGACGCTGCCGGTAACGGCTGTCAGTCCGTGGCTGAGGCCCAAACCCTCCTTCCTCTCAGAGGGCGGGGAGGGAGGCAGCGGGGagcagaggcctgggctgggggccctCTGCACGGCCCCCCACCTCCGCCCCGTCCCTGGGATGCCGGCCTTGGCCGGCTCGTTGGGCACCGTGTGCCCGCCCTCCGTGGGCCCTCCTCTAAGCCAATGAGGCCTCGTCCGTGCTCTAGCGGGCACGGGGCTTCATGTTAGTAAGCAAGATGCTTCTTAATAACCCACTTCCACTTCCGTCCCACTCTGTGCTCCTATCCCATCGCTCCTGCAGGGTCAAGGGCACTCTgccccaccctctcctcctccccccttcctctgTGTTCAGAGCCATCTCGCCCTTCCCCAGGGGGggacatgtgtatgtgtgtgtacaggtgtaaatgttaaatattttaactggAAAGCCCTCGCCTCTCTTCACACATCAATAAAGTACAATCTGAGCCCCTCTAAGAGGTGATGGTCTTTGTTGCTTCCGGGTGGAGCCGGCTCCTGGGTGATCGAAGGTCACAGGTGGGCACCCCGGATCTTCCTCCACACCAGCTCCCTGACCCTTCTCTGGAAGGAGGGTTTTCTGAGTTCTACCGAGAGTGCTCTGTCCCTTGGGGTAGAGGAGTCCTTCCTGGGGCCTTGGGTCAGGCCTTGAGAGGAGGCGGCTGTGGACACACGGGCAGAGTGTCAGGAAGCAGAAGCGTGAAGCTTGGAGTCCTGAGGCTGCAGCGTGGGGAAGGGGTGCTGTTGCGGGAGAGTAGGGGGATGGATCAGGCTGGCCCCTCCGTCTGCCCCGTGAGCAGAGCTGAGCGTTCCAGGAGAGCTTGTAGAGTGGGCCTAAGGACTCAGCTCTGTCCCATCCTCCCAGATCTTACCCTGCTTCAGGCCTGGAGTGGAGTAGGGGGGCACTGGGGTGGAATCAGCCTGGAGAGGCCCTGCCAGCGTAACCTCCAAgcaggtgggcaggggtggggacctCCTGGGAAGGGGTGTTCCTGGTggggacaccagggaagtcctacacaattttttctttttcagataaaaatGAGGTATAAATGTTAAGTATTTTAAGTGAAAAGCTGGACAGTCAGATGATCCCCAAACACCATCAGCAGtggaaaaaatagttttaagaattacacctttgggcttccctggtggcacagtggttgagagtctgcctgccaatgcaggaaacacgggttcgagccctggtctgggaagatcccacatgccgcggaacaactaggcccgtgagccacaactactgagcctgcgcgtctggagcctgtgctccgcaccaaaAGAGGCCGAGATagtgaggcccgcgcaccgcgatgaagaggggcccccactcgccgcaactagagaaagccctcgcacagaaacaaagacccaacacagccaaaaataaacaaataaataaataaaggagttcctttaaaaaaaaaagaaaagaaaaaagaattacatcTTTGAACATTTCACCCAATTTGTACTTTTTATTTGTGAAGCTTTtattgtatctatttttttctagaaactgCTTTCCCATAGAA belongs to Pseudorca crassidens isolate mPseCra1 chromosome 2, mPseCra1.hap1, whole genome shotgun sequence and includes:
- the ZC3H12A gene encoding endoribonuclease ZC3H12A: MSLWELEDGHSCRGTPRPAQESTAEEARTAELQMKVDFFRKLGYSSAEIHSVLQKLGVQADTNTVLGELVKHGSAAERERQASPDPCPQLPLVPRGGGNPKAPILEPSPPDEDKEGSDLRPVVIDGSNVAMSHGNKEVFSCRGILLAVNWFLERGHTDITVFVPSWRKEQPRPDVPITDQHILRDLEKKKILVFTPSRRVGGKRVVCYDDRFIVKLAFESDGIVVSNDTYRDLQGERQEWKRFIEERLLMYSFVNDKFMPPDDPLGRHGPSLDNFLRKKPLMAEHRKQPCPYGRKCTYGIKCRFFHPERPSRPQRSVADELRANALLSPPRPPSKEKSGRRPSPSSQPGSLPTEHEQCSPDGKKLGAQASPGTPRKGLTQTFNPAGRSLPPSGGSGSSFGPSDWFPQTLDSLPYTSQDCLDSGIGSLESQMSELWGIRGGGPAEPGPPRGPYAGYRPYGAELPTTPAFSAFGRAVGAGHFSVPADYAPPPAAFPPREYWSEPYQLPPTTPVLQEPRVPGPGADRGPWGGAGSLAKERASVYTKLCGVFPPHLVEAVMGRFPQLLDPQQLAAEILSYKSQHHSE